A window of the Mesotoga prima MesG1.Ag.4.2 genome harbors these coding sequences:
- a CDS encoding nucleoside phosphorylase — MNNSKKAKNHLQISSDSIPEIALLPGDPARVYEIAECLSNVEEIGNNRDYITVTGTYKGLPLTVCSSGIGGPSTEIAVVELNRLGVKTIIRVGTSGGLADDVKPGDLIVLSSCIRYSGTANLFIPENFPAVADYRLLTALISACEEAGVDYHVGIGLSLDSFYATKPDLLREDFPSSIYGKLEEWIAAGALQLDMEAATLYVLSSLLKINAAAICTAGSNISRGERPETPPSNKNAIRAACEAAYKFNNWKKISVKRGRNFTLPPIAERG; from the coding sequence ATGAATAATTCGAAGAAGGCGAAAAACCACTTGCAGATTTCCAGCGACTCTATTCCCGAGATAGCTCTTCTGCCCGGTGATCCGGCAAGAGTATACGAGATCGCAGAGTGTCTGAGTAATGTGGAGGAAATAGGAAACAACAGAGACTACATAACCGTTACCGGAACCTATAAAGGCCTGCCGCTTACTGTATGTTCAAGCGGAATCGGAGGACCCTCGACTGAGATCGCAGTGGTCGAGCTAAACAGGCTGGGCGTTAAGACAATCATCCGTGTCGGAACCTCCGGAGGACTTGCCGACGATGTGAAACCGGGAGACTTGATTGTGCTTTCGAGTTGCATAAGATACTCGGGGACAGCAAACCTCTTCATTCCTGAGAACTTCCCCGCCGTAGCCGATTACCGGCTACTTACGGCGCTGATCTCAGCCTGTGAAGAGGCCGGAGTGGACTATCACGTGGGAATCGGTCTTTCACTCGATTCCTTCTATGCAACAAAGCCCGATCTCTTAAGAGAAGACTTCCCATCATCTATCTACGGAAAACTTGAAGAATGGATCGCGGCAGGTGCCTTGCAGCTCGACATGGAAGCGGCTACTCTCTATGTGCTTTCTTCTCTTCTGAAGATCAACGCCGCCGCCATATGCACCGCAGGATCCAACATCTCACGAGGTGAAAGACCGGAGACTCCTCCTTCGAACAAAAACGCTATAAGAGCAGCCTGCGAAGCAGCTTATAAATTCAATAACTGGAAAAAGATCTCAGTGAAGCGGGGGAGGAATTTCACCCTTCCTCCGATTGCAGAGCGGGGGTAA
- a CDS encoding carbohydrate ABC transporter permease → MKKRSLWKTLILFAVLGIISLFFLIPLIWVVASALRPASPLYEYANPLTWKSFIPTQPTLENFVHIFVNLNFGRALMNSLFVSVSTIVLTVLVSSMAGFALAKFEFRGKAALFTIVLITFMVPFESIVIPLYILIKQLHIDNTYWALILPGVANGLAIFLFRQFFSEVPSEIMEAARIDGASWFRIYWRIVLPLSVPAIVTVIVMVFMFQWNSLFWPLVATHSSRFEVVQVAIAAHRSTENTSWANLFSSAIAGSLPPVILFLFLQKYFVRGISGTGLKG, encoded by the coding sequence ATGAAGAAGCGAAGCCTTTGGAAAACACTTATTCTCTTTGCCGTTCTCGGCATTATAAGTCTTTTCTTTCTGATCCCACTCATCTGGGTCGTTGCATCCGCTTTGAGGCCTGCCAGTCCGCTCTACGAGTACGCCAATCCTCTGACCTGGAAGAGTTTCATTCCGACTCAACCGACGCTGGAGAATTTCGTACATATATTTGTGAACCTCAACTTTGGCAGGGCTCTCATGAACAGCCTTTTCGTTTCAGTCTCAACCATAGTTCTTACGGTCCTGGTTTCCTCCATGGCAGGCTTCGCGCTTGCGAAGTTCGAATTCAGAGGCAAGGCTGCGCTCTTCACAATAGTGCTGATAACCTTCATGGTTCCCTTCGAGTCTATTGTCATACCGCTTTATATACTCATAAAACAGCTACATATAGACAACACATACTGGGCGCTCATTCTTCCGGGCGTAGCCAACGGCCTTGCGATATTCCTTTTCAGGCAGTTCTTCTCTGAAGTGCCTTCAGAGATAATGGAAGCGGCAAGAATAGACGGCGCGTCCTGGTTCAGAATCTACTGGAGGATAGTCCTTCCGCTGAGCGTTCCGGCCATAGTCACGGTAATCGTAATGGTCTTCATGTTCCAGTGGAACTCGCTGTTCTGGCCTCTTGTAGCAACCCATTCAAGCAGATTCGAAGTTGTACAGGTAGCCATCGCCGCACATAGATCAACGGAAAATACAAGTTGGGCAAATCTCTTCAGCTCGGCCATCGCCGGCAGTCTGCCGCCGGTAATTCTCTTCCTGTTCCTCCAGAAGTACTTCGTAAGGGGGATAAGCGGAACGGGGTTGAAAGGATGA
- a CDS encoding carbohydrate ABC transporter permease, translating into MFRNNKVAWLFVLPALVFLLVFKIWPIGVSVIESLTMTSYTGTKSFVGFENYEYLFKHDPVFWKSFSVTLLYSIIVNPLIVLTSLLMALLLNSSHFFTKFFRTVFFLPTAISFAVVSVIWMIVLDPYNGLANSFLTMFGFKPQPFFASPDQALWGLILLNVWRSSGYWMMYFLAGLQNIPETLYEAAEIDGASTLRKTFKITLPLLTRTISFVLVANTAFNFLSFAPVYIITKGGPMGSTNLLMYESYKSAFVNLDMGRASAITTILLGIILVFSFFELRFTRARFEY; encoded by the coding sequence ATGTTTCGAAATAACAAAGTAGCGTGGCTTTTTGTTCTGCCCGCGCTGGTATTTCTTCTTGTATTCAAGATCTGGCCAATAGGCGTCTCGGTTATTGAGAGCCTTACTATGACGAGTTACACCGGGACAAAGTCATTCGTAGGGTTCGAAAACTATGAATACCTCTTCAAGCATGATCCCGTTTTCTGGAAATCCTTTTCTGTTACTCTCTTGTACTCGATAATCGTAAATCCCTTGATTGTCCTGACCTCATTGTTGATGGCGTTGCTTCTGAATTCCAGCCACTTCTTCACCAAGTTCTTCAGGACTGTCTTCTTCTTGCCGACGGCGATCTCGTTCGCCGTTGTCTCGGTAATCTGGATGATAGTCCTCGATCCGTATAACGGGCTGGCAAACAGCTTTCTGACCATGTTCGGCTTCAAACCTCAGCCCTTCTTCGCCTCTCCCGATCAGGCGCTTTGGGGGCTGATACTTCTTAACGTCTGGAGAAGCTCGGGCTACTGGATGATGTACTTCCTTGCAGGATTGCAGAACATTCCCGAGACGCTGTACGAAGCTGCCGAGATCGACGGGGCCTCAACTCTGAGGAAGACTTTCAAGATAACGTTGCCTCTGCTTACTAGGACCATTTCATTTGTTCTCGTCGCAAATACGGCCTTCAATTTTCTTAGTTTCGCGCCGGTCTACATAATTACCAAGGGCGGCCCCATGGGCTCGACAAATCTCCTGATGTACGAGTCTTACAAGAGCGCCTTCGTAAATCTCGACATGGGAAGGGCCTCTGCGATCACTACGATCTTGCTGGGAATCATCCTTGTTTTCAGTTTCTTCGAGCTGAGGTTTACAAGAGCTCGATTCGAGTATTGA